A region from the Bactrocera dorsalis isolate Fly_Bdor chromosome 1, ASM2337382v1, whole genome shotgun sequence genome encodes:
- the LOC125775780 gene encoding angiopoietin-related protein 1-like: protein MFRFVFIMSLYYIFSFQIRFSFIQNKDTNKICDGNCDVQIGVVAKFIKILSFPSNIEKQLASNRASKWSSCMEAAAKSWRSGIYKIQLEKINITDLEVFCEEDVDFGGWIVIQRRQSSSVDFYRIWDDYKEGFGDLRGNYWIGLEKLYALTNSCEQELHIQMKTRQGEKYYAKYSEFLIGDESESYALKKLGIYNGTAGDSLKYHSGRKFSTYDRDNDNSADNCAKKFKGGWWFGGCYASHLNGVYGDDKVGVHWLEIEID, encoded by the exons ATGTTTCgctttgttttcattatgtCGCTGTATtacattttcagttttcaaatAAGATTTTCCTTCATTCAAAATAAGGATACGAATAAAATTTGCGATGGCAATTGTGATGTGCAAATAGGTGTCGTtgcaaaattcataaaaattctcAGTTTCCCATCGAACATCGAGAAGCAGTTAGCCTCGAATCG AGCATCCAAATGGTCTAGTTGTATGGAAGCAGCAGCAAAGAGCTGGAGGAGTGGTATTTACAAAATTCAGttagaaaagataaatatcacCGACTTGGAGGTATTTTGCGAAGAGGACGTTGACTTCGGGGGATGGATAGTTATTCAACGGCGCCAAAGTAGCTCGGTAGATTTTTATAGAATTTGGGATGACTATAAAGAGGGATTTGGTGACTTAAGGGGAAACTATTGGATTGGTTTGGAGAAACTGTACGCGCTCACTAATAGTTGTGAACAGGAGTTACATATTCAAATGAAAACACGTCAAGGGGAAAAATACTACGCCAAATATTCAGAGTTTCTTATTGGTGACGAGTCAGAGAGCTACGCTTTAAAGAAATTGGGTATTTATAACGGAACCGCTGGCGATTCCTTAAAGTATCATTCCGGAAGGAAGTTTTCAACTTATGATCGTGATAATGATAATTCTGCAGATAATTgtgcaaagaaatttaaaggTGGCTGGTGGTTTGGCGGATGCTATGCAAG TCATTTAAATGGAGTCTACGGAGATGATAAGGTGGGTGTACACTGGCTTGAGATAGAAATAGATTAG